The following are encoded together in the Ranitomeya imitator isolate aRanImi1 chromosome 4, aRanImi1.pri, whole genome shotgun sequence genome:
- the LOC138674684 gene encoding olfactory receptor 1G1-like, with translation MCDVNQTEVTEFLILGFKGLYKYKYLLFILFFFSYLIILAGNLLIIVLVSTNHNLNIPMFFFLKHLAVADILSTTTTVPMMLTIILFDMKAVPVRSCIFQLHMVFMFGFSPIILLTVMSYDRYLAICSPMHYNSIMQPHVCFKMVLGSWFLIFVLSLEIIFVWQLEFCGNNAIDHFFCDFGLLLELTTSSTYLFTLVDFVLSIIDGVIPFVLILISYLSIFFNIMTISSTSGLSKAFSTCGSHLTTVCIYYGTLFMIYLIPSNERSLSTNKFVSLLYIVVTPMVNPIIYSLRNQEIRRTLHQMFRNC, from the coding sequence ATGTGTGACGTCAACCAAACTGAAGTCACAGAGTTCCTGATCCTTGGATTTAAAGgtctatataaatacaaatatcTGCTCTTCATCCTTTTCTTCTTCTCTTACCTGATAATACTGGCTGGAAACCTCCTCATTATAGTGCTGGTGTCCACCAATCACAACCTCAATATCCCAATGTTCTTCTTTCTCAAGCATCTAGCTGTAGCCGATATCCTTTCCACTACAACCACTGTGCCCATGATGTTAACTATAATTCTATTTGACATGAAGGCGGTACCAGTGAGGAGCTGCATCTTCCAGCTCCATATGGTATTCATGTTTGGTTTTAGCCCGATTATTCTGCTCACTGTAATGTCTTATGATCGGTACTTGGCCATTTGCAGCCCTATGCACTACAACTCTATAATGCAACCTCATGTTTGCTTCAAGATGGTCCTTGGTTCCTGGTTTTTGATCTTTGTCCTGTCTCTTGAGAtaatttttgtttggcagctggagTTTTGTGGTAACAACGCAATAGACCACTTCTTCTGTGACTTCGGGTTACTTCTTGAATTGACTACCTCCAGCACTTACCTCTTCACTTTGGTTGACTTTGTTTTATCCATCATTGACGGTGTCATCCCGTTTGTTTTAATTCTTATTAGCTATTTAAGTATTTTCTTCAACATAATGACCATTTCATCCACCAGTGGCTTGTCAAAAGCCTTCTCCACATGTGGCTCCCATCTCACCACTGTATGTATCTACTATGGAACTCTCTTCATGATTTACCTGATACCATCCAATGAAAGATCATTGAGCACAAACAAGTTTGTATCTCTGCTGTACATTGTGGTGACTCCAATGGTGAATCCCATAATTTACAGTCTGAGGAATCAGGAGATCAGGAGAACTCTtcaccaaatgtttagaaattgTTAA